From a region of the Triticum aestivum cultivar Chinese Spring chromosome 7D, IWGSC CS RefSeq v2.1, whole genome shotgun sequence genome:
- the LOC123167936 gene encoding uncharacterized protein: protein MRDPEAPSLVRLPEHVVLEILARVPGVADLFRCAAARKRWRDLVTEPSFLRRRWPEGACHCSSLVGFLGRERRRGGEGPPGSSFVRAPGSVLGPGRPLLGSFVPGAAGLLDDRVVPLASHRGVLLVRFGAGAETEAEAEPEPCVDRLAVCNLLSGACHVLPPLRCDWFFDYFGTSAHAVLTGEDCCPDDGQRQSPDPASFKVLVVGVSDDRRHYVLRTFSSGEPGWSAPSECFDPVERGIFGPFKRRSAVVSHGTAHWVLWDLVKFHVLDVNAATRHASLQELQTPPPAGDLPLYESPHLSVAPNKAATLSSLCLSSQDPQVEIWTRRDGGKGSDEDRGGDWRRDRVVEITPEQNQIVDRPRCMCAGDRSGTLLITDRCRCMYILHLESGAMEEVTDHLRGLRDYKTAMAVEIDWPAFFVCRLLGGKAHV, encoded by the coding sequence ATGAGGGATCCGGAAGCGCCCTCGCTGGTGAGGCTGCCGGAGCACGTGGTGCTGGAGATCCTCGCGCGCGTGCCCGGCGTCGCCGACCTCTTCCGCTGCGCGGCCGCGCGCAAGCGCTGGCGCGACCTCGTCACCGAGCCGTCCTTCCTGCGACGCCGCTGGCCGGAGGGCGCGTGCCACTGCTCCTccctcgtcggcttcctcggccGGGAGCGGCGCCGCGGCGGGGAAGGGCCGCCGGGCTCCAGCTTCGTGCGCGCGCCGGGGTCGGTGCTCGGCCCCGGCCGTCCCCTGCTCGGCTCCTTCGTCCcgggcgctgccggcctcctcgacGACCGCGTCGTGCCGCTCGCCTCGCACCGCGGCGTGCTCCTCGTGCgcttcggcgccggcgccgagacggaggcggaggcggagccaGAGCCCTGCGTCGACCGCCTCGCCGTGTGCAACCTGCTCTCGGGCGCGTGCCACGTGCTCCCCCCGCTGCGCTGCGACTGGTTCTTCGACTACTTTGGCACGAGCGCCCACGCCGTCCTCACCGGCGAGGACTGTTGCCCCGACGACGGCCAGCGGCAATCGCCGGACCCGGCTTCCTTCAAGGTGCTGGTCGTCGGCGTCAGCGACGACCGGCGGCACTACGTTCTCCGCACGTTCTCGTCCGGTGAGCCGGGCTGGAGCGCGCCCAGCGAGTGCTTCGACCCGGTAGAGCGCGGCATCTTCGGACCGTTCAAGCGGCGCAGCGCCGTCGTGAGCCACGGGACGGCGCACTGGGTCCTCTGGGACCTGGTGAAGTTCCACGTCCTCGACGTGAACGCCGCCACTCGCCACGCCTCCTTGCAGGAGCTACAGACCCCGCCGCCGGCGGGCGACCTCCCCCTGTACGAGTCGCCGCATCTGAGCGTCGCGCCAAACAAGGCGGCGACGCTGTCGTCGCTCTGTCTGTCGAGCCAAGACCCCCAGGTGGAGATCTGGACGCGGCGGGACGGCGGCAAAGGGAGCGACGAGGATCGCGGCGGAGACTGGCGCCGGGATAGGGTGGTCGAGATCACACCCGAGCAGAATCAGATCGTCGACAGGCCACGGTGCATGTGCGCCGGAGACAGGAGTGGCACGCTGTTGATCACTGACCGGTGCCGGTGCATGTACATTTTACATCTCGAAAGTGGCGCCATGGAGGAGGTGACGGACCACCTCCGTGGCCTCCGTGACTACAAGACCGCCATGGCCGTCGAGATAGATTGGCCGGCCTTCTTCGTCTGTCGGCTTCTTGGTGGAAAGGCACATGTTTAA